The following are encoded in a window of Armatimonadota bacterium genomic DNA:
- a CDS encoding thioredoxin family protein, translating into MQDNYEEAFKRGKQVVVYFRADWCSTCPPVEAALADIVPRQCDRLALAKVDVHQRPDLVEKYDILSVPTVLLCAADGQVLWRRSGHVRREDLAAALGG; encoded by the coding sequence ATACAGGACAACTACGAGGAAGCCTTCAAGCGCGGCAAACAGGTGGTTGTCTACTTCCGGGCAGACTGGTGTTCGACCTGCCCGCCGGTGGAGGCGGCGCTGGCTGACATCGTCCCGCGACAGTGCGATCGGCTGGCCCTGGCCAAAGTGGACGTTCACCAACGTCCGGACCTGGTAGAGAAGTACGACATCCTGTCGGTGCCCACCGTCCTCCTCTGCGCCGCTGACGGCCAGGTCCTCTGGCGTAGGAGTGGCCACGTCCGGCGGGAAGACCTGGCCGCGGCTCTGGGAGGATGA
- a CDS encoding metalloregulator ArsR/SmtB family transcription factor, producing MTAPGRRPYKRLEILDALRNGERSVGELAEALGIRKANISQHLAVLRGKGIAVARPDGQTVFYWAV from the coding sequence TTGACAGCACCTGGGAGGCGCCCTTACAAGCGCCTGGAGATCCTGGATGCGCTCCGCAACGGGGAGCGGTCGGTGGGCGAACTCGCTGAGGCGCTGGGCATTCGAAAGGCAAACATCTCGCAACATCTGGCCGTCCTGCGGGGCAAAGGCATCGCGGTGGCCCGCCCGGACGGGCAGACGGTCTTCTACTGGGCGGTCTGA
- a CDS encoding DUF5666 domain-containing protein, producing MKWAAVLLIAVFVVTIPTSAWANGRFRGKVEIEGVVISTAPGARFVVIRDQKGRTWVVPVDLVTEIEFEDDDDDERFAHATTHELQVGDEVEIKGLITADGRILALKIEVERERPKFRRPVGIFIRGVIIVVGDGLLTVVTQNGTITVVVHANTRILEGDRRISLRSLGRHDIVVARGNWSGTRLSADEVKVEFDATDGVTLNGLVGAIWARGEAFMIGGTWINVTSRTLIIRDGSPATLGAIRPGGRVAVYGLGNGAAMQALVILIR from the coding sequence ATGAAGTGGGCTGCGGTCTTGCTCATCGCCGTCTTCGTAGTCACGATCCCCACCAGCGCCTGGGCCAACGGTAGGTTCAGGGGAAAGGTCGAAATTGAGGGCGTCGTGATCTCCACGGCGCCGGGCGCGAGGTTCGTGGTCATCCGGGATCAGAAGGGCCGCACGTGGGTTGTGCCGGTGGATCTCGTCACGGAGATCGAGTTCGAAGACGATGATGACGACGAACGCTTCGCCCACGCTACCACTCATGAGCTCCAGGTCGGCGACGAGGTCGAGATCAAAGGCCTCATCACGGCCGATGGCCGGATCCTCGCCCTGAAGATCGAGGTGGAGCGGGAGCGGCCCAAATTCCGCCGGCCCGTGGGGATCTTCATCCGCGGGGTCATCATCGTTGTCGGTGACGGCCTCCTCACAGTGGTCACGCAGAATGGGACCATCACCGTCGTCGTCCATGCGAACACCCGAATCCTCGAAGGAGACCGCCGCATCTCCCTGCGCAGCCTTGGGCGCCACGACATCGTCGTTGCTCGCGGGAACTGGTCCGGCACCCGGTTATCTGCGGATGAGGTCAAGGTGGAGTTTGACGCGACAGACGGTGTGACCTTGAACGGTCTCGTCGGCGCCATCTGGGCGCGGGGAGAAGCTTTCATGATCGGGGGCACCTGGATCAACGTCACCTCTCGCACCCTCATCATCCGCGACGGCTCACCGGCCACGCTGGGCGCGATCCGACCGGGCGGACGAGTGGCTGTCTATGGCCTGGGCAACGGAGCGGCCATGCAGGCGCTGGTGATCCTGATCCGCTAG
- a CDS encoding metalloregulator ArsR/SmtB family transcription factor, with protein sequence MKSDAAMVRLAETFSALADPARAKILFALGQTELCVCDLAEIVGITDSAISHHLRVLRALGLVKYRRDGRVVYYSLADSHVRTFLAQGLEHVEEPL encoded by the coding sequence ATGAAATCGGATGCGGCGATGGTGCGCCTCGCCGAGACATTCAGCGCGCTCGCCGATCCGGCGAGGGCCAAGATCCTGTTTGCGCTGGGGCAGACGGAACTGTGCGTGTGTGACCTGGCGGAGATCGTCGGGATCACGGACTCGGCGATCTCTCATCATCTGCGAGTCCTTCGGGCGCTGGGTCTGGTGAAGTACCGCCGCGACGGGCGCGTCGTGTACTACTCGCTTGCGGACAGCCATGTGCGCACGTTCCTGGCCCAGGGGCTGGAGCACGTCGAGGAACCCCTCTAA
- a CDS encoding heavy metal translocating P-type ATPase, whose product MVAKTLKLPVILPQDASACERCVRNLKARLTGIRGVESVQIDAVNSTLTLQLDPDRISLSRAEDAARRAGVAIARQFRHETLELQGLDCADCVLVIEHALGRLPGILAVSVNYAASRLWIEYDRDRLNRQEILGRVQALGYQVRETADREGHGREVLLALLAGGLTGLGWLADAVDLPVPVPTGLLLLAYLAGGWFPLRGALRAFRRRRVDIDVLMVIAAIGAAALNRWAEGAVLLFLFSLGHALERYAMDRARRAIQAIVQLAPREAAVRRDGREATVPVDEVQAGEIIIVKPGERIPLDGEVVAGRSSANQAPITGESMPVPKGPGSAVFAGSVNLDGALEVKVTRAARETTLAKIARLVQEAQAQKSPTQRFTERVARYLVPGVLGAAALMVTVPPLLGTPFREAFYRAMTLLVAASPCALAIATPAAVLSAVGRAALNGILVKGGTYLEEAGAVQVVALDKTGTLTLGEPAVTDVLPRAVAEEDLLRVAAAVERRSDHPLARAIAGFADRRDLHIPDATEVREVPGKGIIGVVEGADVAIGTPHLFDELRRPVPRDVRKQVRRLQAAGKTAVLVARQSEVLGIIALADVPRATARLALGRMKELGVRHLVMLTGDNPAVAKVIGRDLGVDEIRAGLLPEEKVAAVRDLMARNGKVAMVGDGVNDGPALAAATVGVAIGVGGSDVALETADIALMTDDLGRLPYVVGLSRAARQVIRQNLALSLGIIALLVLTTVAGIMTLPVAVFLHEGSTLLVVLNALRLLAYGGREGLG is encoded by the coding sequence ATGGTGGCTAAGACGCTGAAGCTGCCCGTGATCCTTCCCCAGGACGCCAGCGCCTGTGAGCGCTGCGTCAGGAACCTCAAGGCACGACTGACCGGGATTCGGGGCGTGGAGTCGGTCCAGATCGATGCAGTCAACAGCACCCTGACGCTGCAGCTCGATCCCGACCGGATCTCGCTGTCCCGCGCCGAGGATGCGGCGCGTCGCGCCGGCGTGGCCATCGCCCGGCAGTTCCGTCACGAGACGCTGGAACTGCAGGGCCTGGACTGCGCCGACTGTGTGCTGGTGATCGAGCATGCTCTCGGCCGGCTTCCCGGCATCCTGGCGGTATCCGTGAACTACGCCGCGTCGCGCCTGTGGATTGAGTACGATCGGGATCGCCTCAATCGCCAGGAAATCCTGGGGCGCGTCCAGGCGCTTGGCTACCAGGTGAGGGAAACCGCAGACCGGGAAGGGCACGGGCGCGAGGTACTCCTTGCCCTGCTCGCCGGCGGACTGACAGGCCTGGGATGGCTGGCCGACGCGGTGGACCTCCCGGTGCCGGTGCCGACGGGGCTCCTTCTCCTGGCCTACCTGGCCGGCGGCTGGTTTCCCCTGCGGGGAGCGCTGCGGGCATTCCGTCGCCGGCGTGTCGACATCGACGTTCTGATGGTGATCGCGGCGATCGGCGCGGCCGCCCTGAACCGCTGGGCGGAAGGAGCCGTGCTGCTGTTTCTCTTCTCCCTGGGCCATGCGCTGGAGCGCTACGCCATGGACCGGGCGCGCCGGGCCATCCAGGCCATCGTGCAACTGGCGCCGCGCGAAGCCGCGGTCCGGCGGGACGGACGGGAGGCAACCGTCCCCGTCGACGAGGTGCAGGCGGGAGAAATCATCATCGTCAAGCCCGGAGAGCGGATCCCCCTGGACGGTGAGGTGGTCGCCGGGCGGTCTTCCGCGAATCAGGCGCCCATTACCGGGGAGTCGATGCCCGTGCCGAAAGGGCCCGGCAGCGCGGTGTTCGCGGGGTCGGTCAACCTCGACGGCGCCCTGGAGGTCAAGGTTACCCGCGCCGCCCGCGAGACGACGCTGGCGAAGATCGCCCGGCTGGTGCAGGAGGCGCAGGCCCAGAAGTCGCCCACACAGCGCTTCACCGAACGGGTCGCCCGCTACCTGGTTCCGGGCGTCCTGGGGGCGGCGGCCCTGATGGTGACGGTCCCTCCCCTTTTGGGCACGCCGTTCCGCGAGGCATTCTACCGGGCCATGACACTCCTGGTGGCTGCGTCTCCCTGCGCCCTGGCCATCGCCACTCCGGCCGCGGTACTCTCGGCGGTCGGCCGGGCGGCGCTGAACGGGATCCTGGTCAAGGGGGGCACCTACCTGGAGGAGGCCGGCGCGGTTCAGGTAGTGGCTCTGGACAAGACCGGTACCCTGACACTCGGCGAGCCGGCAGTGACCGATGTGCTCCCACGGGCCGTTGCGGAGGAGGACCTCCTCCGTGTGGCCGCCGCCGTGGAGCGACGCTCGGACCATCCGCTGGCTCGCGCGATTGCCGGGTTCGCCGACAGGCGTGATCTTCATATCCCGGACGCCACGGAGGTCCGGGAAGTCCCCGGAAAGGGCATCATCGGCGTCGTGGAGGGGGCGGACGTGGCAATCGGGACCCCGCACCTCTTCGACGAACTGCGCCGGCCGGTTCCACGGGACGTCCGAAAGCAGGTTCGCCGCCTGCAGGCCGCGGGCAAGACCGCGGTGCTGGTGGCCCGGCAGAGTGAGGTCCTGGGGATCATTGCACTGGCCGATGTGCCCCGCGCGACAGCCCGGCTGGCCCTGGGAAGAATGAAGGAACTGGGCGTCCGGCACCTGGTCATGTTGACCGGTGACAACCCTGCGGTCGCGAAGGTCATCGGCCGCGACCTCGGGGTCGACGAGATCCGGGCCGGCCTGCTGCCGGAGGAGAAGGTGGCGGCCGTGCGGGACCTGATGGCCCGCAACGGAAAGGTGGCCATGGTCGGCGACGGGGTCAACGACGGACCGGCCCTGGCCGCCGCGACCGTGGGCGTCGCCATCGGGGTGGGCGGGAGCGACGTCGCGCTGGAGACCGCCGACATCGCCCTGATGACCGACGATCTGGGGCGGTTGCCTTACGTCGTCGGTCTCAGCCGCGCGGCGCGGCAGGTCATCCGGCAGAACCTGGCGCTGTCGCTGGGCATAATCGCCCTGCTGGTACTCACCACGGTCGCGGGCATCATGACCCTCCCGGTCGCAGTATTCCTGCACGAGGGCAGCACACTGCTGGTCGTGTTGAACGCCCTGCGCCTGCTCGCCTATGGCGGCAGGGAGGGTTTGGGATAG
- a CDS encoding CopD family protein: MVRLILRLLPLLLMAGVWAASATPAAAHGLLERSDPPAGASLAEAPRRVVLRFTEPVDPKFSTAIVLDRDGRQVSRDAVISSDRRQLTLTLTALGQGVYTVKWRVLWPLDGHTTSNFFVFAVGEAAPAGATGAGVGAVETIRVVVRWVGFITALLLAGSAFFQMLVLQPGLTRLAAPEAGRTGAGATATLRRLTVFAAPLLLVSVAVEFAVQTRELLGVSLLRVLTDGMLWPLLGGTKPGWSALLRGAMAVLILLPNSPRGRILRAGAFLWVILFGAVAMAAGGPAALLRVGAPAVPVILSAHVYAVVVVMIALILPTIPGARVPDMHWVGAFAGPVLLAGVTMNAHAAGGGLLAVSADWLHLLAASLWVGGLPALLLVLRTTASGDRPALARTLVPRFSTVAAVSLGVLTITGLYATWLYVPALRAFTTTTYGRILLAKLLLVVPLVGLGAANRYLFRPRLFAGSGRSAPLHFFLRAVTGEIGLGAAILLAVAALTITPPSGVVLRAPAVQKPLTLAGLAEDVRVTLSITAARPGWNRFEAIPVDGTGRPIASAARIFLRLTKLDEDLDPVVIPLTHQGQGRYSAEDAALGLPGWWQVEVVVRRRGRMDVSTSFPLRLGDGPTATEPAAARLLQQAQEAMSRVRAWREVQQVTDGSGNLLVATFELVRPDRMRYRTSGGGEAILIGGDRYVRSGTGPWVRDTLEPPFGVEDYFQSYTRDAQSVVLGRRDRCADRWCRVVLWETPDRSAALAAWVGEGDRRMYRLMMVAEAHFMDSRLTGFDANLRIMPPE; encoded by the coding sequence ATGGTGCGCTTGATTCTGCGGCTTCTCCCTCTGCTGCTTATGGCTGGCGTCTGGGCTGCCTCGGCAACACCGGCCGCCGCCCACGGCCTGCTTGAGCGCTCTGATCCGCCCGCAGGTGCTTCCCTGGCCGAGGCTCCCCGCCGGGTTGTGCTGCGGTTCACCGAGCCGGTGGATCCCAAGTTCAGCACGGCCATTGTACTCGATCGCGACGGGCGGCAGGTGTCACGGGATGCTGTCATCTCCTCAGACCGTCGCCAGCTCACCCTGACCCTGACTGCCCTCGGGCAGGGTGTGTACACGGTGAAGTGGCGGGTGCTCTGGCCGCTGGATGGCCACACCACAAGCAATTTCTTTGTCTTTGCCGTCGGCGAGGCCGCCCCTGCCGGTGCAACTGGGGCCGGCGTGGGGGCGGTCGAAACCATCCGCGTCGTCGTGCGCTGGGTGGGTTTTATCACCGCTCTGCTGCTGGCGGGTAGCGCGTTCTTTCAGATGCTCGTCCTCCAGCCCGGCCTGACGCGGCTGGCTGCTCCGGAGGCGGGTCGGACAGGCGCGGGGGCAACCGCGACGCTCAGGCGGCTGACGGTCTTCGCCGCACCGCTCCTTCTGGTCAGTGTGGCCGTGGAGTTTGCCGTGCAGACCAGGGAGCTCCTCGGCGTCTCATTGCTGCGCGTGCTGACCGACGGGATGCTCTGGCCCCTCCTCGGAGGCACGAAACCCGGCTGGAGCGCCCTCCTGCGGGGGGCGATGGCGGTCCTCATCCTCCTACCGAACTCGCCGCGGGGAAGGATCCTGCGGGCGGGGGCTTTTCTGTGGGTCATCCTCTTCGGCGCGGTGGCGATGGCAGCCGGCGGCCCGGCGGCCCTCTTGCGCGTCGGCGCGCCGGCGGTGCCGGTGATCCTCTCGGCCCACGTTTACGCGGTGGTTGTGGTTATGATCGCCCTGATCTTGCCCACAATCCCGGGTGCTCGGGTGCCGGACATGCACTGGGTGGGTGCGTTCGCAGGCCCCGTACTGCTGGCGGGGGTGACGATGAACGCGCACGCGGCCGGTGGGGGTTTGCTGGCCGTGTCCGCCGACTGGCTCCACCTCCTGGCCGCGTCACTGTGGGTCGGCGGACTGCCCGCGCTCCTTCTCGTCCTGCGCACTACAGCTTCCGGCGATCGCCCGGCCCTCGCCCGGACACTGGTGCCGAGGTTCTCCACGGTGGCGGCGGTGAGCCTGGGGGTTCTCACCATCACGGGCCTGTATGCCACCTGGCTCTACGTGCCTGCCCTGCGGGCATTCACCACCACCACGTACGGCCGGATCCTGCTGGCTAAGCTGCTTCTCGTCGTACCCCTGGTGGGGCTGGGCGCCGCCAACCGTTATCTCTTCCGTCCCCGGCTCTTCGCAGGCAGCGGCCGGTCGGCTCCGCTCCATTTCTTTCTCCGTGCGGTGACTGGTGAAATCGGGCTGGGCGCGGCGATCCTGCTGGCGGTGGCTGCTCTGACCATCACCCCGCCGTCCGGAGTCGTGCTGCGGGCGCCTGCGGTGCAGAAGCCCCTCACCCTTGCCGGCCTGGCGGAGGACGTCCGGGTCACCCTGAGCATCACCGCTGCGCGTCCAGGGTGGAACCGCTTCGAGGCGATACCGGTGGACGGCACAGGTCGCCCCATCGCGAGCGCGGCCCGGATCTTCCTGCGCCTGACGAAGCTCGACGAAGACCTCGACCCCGTTGTCATCCCCCTCACTCACCAGGGCCAGGGCCGGTACAGTGCGGAGGATGCGGCTCTCGGTCTCCCCGGGTGGTGGCAGGTGGAAGTCGTCGTCCGGCGCCGCGGCAGAATGGATGTCTCCACAAGCTTTCCGCTCCGTCTGGGCGATGGTCCGACGGCGACGGAGCCTGCGGCCGCACGCCTCCTGCAGCAGGCACAAGAGGCCATGAGCCGCGTGCGGGCCTGGCGGGAGGTCCAGCAGGTGACCGACGGATCCGGTAACCTGCTTGTGGCCACGTTCGAGTTGGTACGGCCCGACCGCATGCGCTACCGGACATCAGGAGGCGGCGAAGCCATCCTCATCGGTGGCGACCGGTATGTGCGCAGCGGAACAGGTCCCTGGGTGAGGGATACGCTCGAGCCTCCCTTCGGTGTGGAGGACTACTTCCAGTCATACACGCGGGATGCTCAGTCCGTGGTGCTGGGCCGGCGGGATCGTTGTGCCGACCGGTGGTGCCGGGTCGTGCTCTGGGAAACGCCCGATCGGAGCGCGGCCCTGGCGGCCTGGGTCGGCGAAGGGGATCGGAGGATGTACCGCCTCATGATGGTCGCGGAGGCGCACTTCATGGACTCACGCCTGACCGGCTTTGACGCGAACCTGCGTATCATGCCGCCGGAGTAG
- a CDS encoding (Fe-S)-binding protein: MLLREFKYQLFAPECNPTAETLNCLAAFSDDVSAVFPYLNAVLKGCVYRPEAGILSFRHEGKFFTLFPRRAAITRVADDADAQRTLLWLQDLINRTYSARETITPSYKSCDVLKALDVYRLLPGLNCGECGEATCLAFALKVVAQTAEIASCRPLFSGRFEDRRERLVEALIGAGYEVPATLL; encoded by the coding sequence ATGCTGCTCCGCGAGTTCAAGTACCAGCTCTTCGCCCCGGAGTGCAACCCCACCGCTGAGACGCTCAACTGCCTGGCGGCCTTCTCCGACGACGTGTCGGCGGTCTTCCCCTACCTCAATGCCGTACTCAAGGGGTGCGTCTACCGGCCGGAGGCGGGCATTCTCAGCTTCCGGCACGAAGGGAAGTTCTTTACCCTCTTCCCGCGGCGCGCCGCGATTACCAGGGTGGCTGACGATGCCGACGCCCAGCGGACGCTCCTCTGGCTGCAAGACCTGATCAATAGGACCTACAGCGCGCGCGAGACCATCACCCCCAGCTACAAGAGCTGTGATGTGCTCAAGGCGCTGGATGTTTACAGGCTCCTACCCGGCCTCAACTGCGGAGAGTGCGGTGAGGCTACCTGCCTGGCGTTCGCCCTCAAGGTGGTCGCACAGACCGCCGAGATCGCCTCCTGCCGCCCCCTCTTCTCCGGTCGGTTCGAGGACCGCCGGGAGCGGCTGGTGGAAGCCCTTATCGGCGCCGGCTACGAGGTGCCGGCTACGCTCCTGTGA
- a CDS encoding type 1 glutamine amidotransferase domain-containing protein, producing MELSGTRVAVLVEENYEDLELWYPLLRLREAGAEVKTVGPAAGQEYKSKHGYPAKADLGMEKANAADFDALVIPGGYAPDRMRRHAAMLGLVRAMHEAGKPVAFICHAGWVPISAGIVRGRTVTSFSAIRDDLINAGAQWVDQEVVVDGNLISSRSPADLPAFCRELVRMLTRVRVG from the coding sequence ATGGAGCTCAGTGGCACGCGGGTCGCCGTGCTGGTGGAGGAGAACTACGAGGACCTGGAGCTCTGGTATCCACTGCTGCGGCTACGAGAGGCCGGCGCCGAGGTGAAGACCGTCGGACCTGCAGCGGGGCAGGAGTACAAGAGCAAGCACGGGTATCCGGCAAAGGCCGACCTGGGCATGGAGAAGGCCAACGCGGCCGACTTCGACGCGCTGGTCATTCCCGGCGGGTACGCGCCCGATCGGATGCGCCGCCACGCCGCCATGCTGGGCCTGGTGCGGGCCATGCACGAGGCGGGCAAGCCCGTCGCCTTCATCTGTCATGCCGGCTGGGTGCCCATCTCGGCCGGGATCGTCCGCGGTCGCACCGTGACCAGTTTCTCCGCCATCAGGGACGACCTGATCAACGCAGGTGCCCAGTGGGTAGACCAGGAGGTGGTCGTGGACGGCAACCTGATCTCCTCCCGCTCCCCGGCCGATCTGCCCGCGTTCTGCCGGGAGCTGGTGCGCATGCTCACACGGGTCAGGGTGGGCTGA
- a CDS encoding periplasmic heavy metal sensor, whose amino-acid sequence MRRWILLLAPLLAVAIAAGVVTAQPAPPPPGAAGLPPFLARFRTELNLSDDQVNRLSQAYTTYRTRTERLRLDLARARLDLREAFLAPTPDRARVEAVARRIGGLQDQLTQARIGLLLEIRTILTPQQAERLRALWRQQRARRWPGRWRW is encoded by the coding sequence ATGCGTAGATGGATTCTCCTGCTGGCTCCCCTGCTGGCCGTGGCCATCGCCGCCGGGGTCGTGACGGCTCAGCCGGCTCCGCCTCCCCCGGGAGCGGCGGGGTTGCCGCCCTTCCTCGCCCGCTTCCGCACCGAGCTGAACCTCAGCGATGACCAGGTGAACCGCCTGAGCCAGGCCTACACCACCTACCGGACCCGCACCGAGCGACTGCGCCTGGACCTGGCGCGGGCCCGCCTGGACCTGCGGGAGGCGTTCCTGGCCCCGACCCCCGACCGCGCCCGGGTAGAGGCCGTCGCCCGCCGCATCGGTGGGTTGCAGGACCAGCTCACCCAGGCGCGCATCGGACTGCTGCTGGAGATCCGCACCATCCTCACCCCGCAGCAGGCGGAGCGCCTGCGGGCCCTCTGGCGACAGCAACGGGCCCGCCGCTGGCCGGGACGGTGGAGGTGGTAG
- a CDS encoding PucR family transcriptional regulator ligand-binding domain-containing protein yields MQNAPVLQQPAGLTVREALKLEALRQARVVAGRRGLHRSIRWVHIVDIPEITPWLHGGELLLTTGYGWPRDPVVQRRTIRELDRLSLAGILFETGKFIDRVPATVRREADRLGLPILEAPYEVKFVDITEAVHREILSRQHTRLAQLEQIHRALTRAAVEAENLQEIADTLSELIGKPVTIEDAEFRLLAYTDVGGLKDSARMETIRQTRTPQRVLQALDRMGMLKRMHETNGPLRIPPIPDAGMEARVVCPIRTARETLGYVWILEGQQPVSELDMQAAEEIATVAALHILRQQAVASVESRVRHTFVDALLRGEFHRSPALRERAQLMGFDHQGDYAVGVLTIAPSSQRGRRWALAGRKEFELRERYGRALRSSLESLNLPQFTTFLLNQIVFLLPAAAGMPRVRFCVDKLWESVRAQDPDTHLVLTVGGIHRGAEGVAQSYWEADTLVEVVYPMGGIFFYDDHVLARLLHRADRALLRKLQQDTLGRLGDTNDRSALQTTLLALLSNEFNIGATARALNLHRNTVRQRLERIRQASTVSLRDPKFWAQLVLTCEAEKYGLLREEAAPPSSRPA; encoded by the coding sequence ATGCAGAATGCACCGGTACTGCAGCAGCCAGCGGGCCTTACCGTCCGCGAGGCTCTCAAGCTGGAGGCGCTCCGCCAGGCCAGGGTAGTGGCAGGCCGGCGGGGCCTGCACCGGTCCATCCGCTGGGTACACATCGTGGACATCCCGGAGATCACGCCGTGGCTGCACGGGGGCGAGCTGCTCCTGACCACGGGCTACGGCTGGCCCAGGGACCCCGTCGTGCAACGCCGCACCATCCGGGAGCTGGACAGGCTCTCCCTCGCCGGCATCCTTTTTGAGACGGGCAAGTTCATCGACAGGGTGCCCGCCACGGTCAGGCGGGAGGCGGACAGGCTGGGCCTGCCCATCCTGGAAGCGCCCTACGAGGTCAAGTTCGTCGACATCACGGAGGCCGTGCACCGTGAGATCCTCAGCCGGCAGCACACCCGGCTGGCGCAGCTAGAACAGATCCATCGGGCGCTGACGCGCGCAGCCGTGGAGGCGGAAAACCTGCAGGAGATCGCTGATACCTTGAGCGAGCTGATCGGCAAGCCGGTCACCATCGAGGATGCAGAGTTTCGCCTCTTGGCCTACACCGATGTCGGCGGCCTGAAGGACAGCGCGCGCATGGAAACCATCCGCCAGACGCGCACGCCGCAGCGCGTCCTGCAGGCCCTGGACCGCATGGGAATGCTCAAGAGGATGCACGAGACCAACGGACCCCTGCGCATTCCCCCCATCCCCGATGCCGGCATGGAGGCCCGCGTGGTCTGTCCCATCCGTACCGCCCGGGAGACGCTGGGATACGTGTGGATCCTGGAAGGGCAGCAGCCCGTCTCGGAGCTGGACATGCAGGCGGCAGAAGAGATCGCCACGGTGGCCGCGCTGCACATCCTGCGCCAGCAGGCTGTGGCCTCCGTGGAGAGCCGCGTGCGCCACACCTTCGTCGATGCCCTGCTCCGCGGGGAGTTTCACCGCTCGCCGGCACTGCGCGAACGTGCCCAGCTCATGGGCTTCGATCACCAGGGCGACTACGCGGTAGGAGTCCTGACCATCGCTCCCAGCTCCCAACGCGGCCGTCGCTGGGCGCTGGCGGGTCGAAAGGAGTTCGAGCTACGGGAGCGCTACGGGCGGGCGCTGCGCTCTTCCCTGGAGAGCCTCAACCTCCCTCAGTTCACCACTTTCCTCCTCAACCAGATCGTCTTCCTCCTGCCGGCTGCCGCGGGGATGCCGCGGGTCCGGTTCTGCGTGGACAAGCTGTGGGAATCGGTGCGCGCGCAGGATCCCGACACGCACCTGGTTCTGACCGTGGGAGGAATCCACCGGGGCGCAGAGGGGGTGGCGCAGAGCTACTGGGAGGCAGACACGCTGGTGGAGGTCGTCTACCCCATGGGCGGCATCTTCTTTTACGACGACCACGTGCTGGCCCGGCTGCTGCACCGCGCAGACAGAGCCCTCCTGAGGAAGCTGCAGCAGGACACTCTGGGCAGGCTCGGCGATACCAACGACCGGTCGGCCCTGCAGACGACCCTGCTTGCCCTCCTCAGCAACGAGTTCAACATCGGGGCCACGGCCCGCGCGCTGAACCTGCACCGCAACACCGTGCGTCAACGTCTGGAACGCATCCGTCAGGCGTCCACGGTCTCCCTGCGGGACCCCAAGTTCTGGGCGCAGCTGGTCCTCACCTGCGAAGCGGAGAAATACGGGTTACTCAGGGAGGAGGCTGCACCCCCCTCCTCCCGCCCTGCCTGA